Proteins encoded in a region of the Papio anubis isolate 15944 chromosome 14, Panubis1.0, whole genome shotgun sequence genome:
- the MDH1 gene encoding malate dehydrogenase, cytoplasmic, with translation MSEPIRVLVTGAAGQIAYSLLYSIGNGSVFGKDQPIILVLLDITPMMGVLDGVLMELQDCALPLLTDVIATDKEEVAFKDLDVAILVGSMPRREGMERKDLLKANVKIFKSQGAALDKYAKKSVKVIVVGNPANTNCLTASKSAPSIPKENFSCLTRLDHNRAKAQIALKLGVTANDVKNVIIWGNHSSTQYPDVNHAKVKLQGKEVGVYEALKDDSWLKGEFVTTVQQRGAAVIKARKLSSAMSAAKAICDHVRDIWFGTPEGEFVSMGVISDGNSYGVPDDLLYSFPVVIKNKTWKFVEGLPINDFSREKMDLTAKELTEEKETAFEFLSSA, from the exons ATG TCTGAACCAATCAGAGTCCTTGTGACTGGAGCAGCTGGTCAAATTGCATATTCACTGCTGTATAGTATTGGAAATGGATCCGTCTTTGGTAAAGATCAG CCTATAATTCTTGTGCTGTTGGATATCACCCCCATGATGGGTGTCCTGGACGGTGTCCTAATGGAACTGCAAGACTGTGCCCTTCCCCTCCTGACAG ATGTCATCGCAACAGATAAAGAAGAGGTTGCCTTCAAAGACCTGGATGTGGCCATTCTCGTGGGCTCCATGCCAAGAAGAGAAGGCATGGAGAGAAAAGATTTACTGAAAGCAAATGTGAAAATCTTCAAATCCCAGGGTGCAGCCTTAGACAAATACGCCAAGAAGTCAGTTAAG GTTATTGTTGTGGGTAACCCAGCCAATACCAACTGCCTGACCGCGTCCAAGTCGGCTCCATCCATCCCCAAGGAGAACTTCAGTTGCTTGACTCGTTTGGATCACAACCGAGCTAAAGCTCAA ATTGCTCTTAAACTTGGTGTGACTGCTAATGatgtaaagaatgtcattatcTGGGGAAACCATTCCTCGACTCAGTATCCAGATGTCAACCATGCCAAGGTGAAATTGCAAGGAAAGGAAGTTGGTGTTTACGAAGCTCTGAAAGATGACAGCTGGCTCAAGGGAGAATTTGTCACG ACTGTGCAGCAGCGTGGCGCTGCTGTCATCAAGGCTCGAAAACTATCCAGTGCAATGTCTGCTGCAAAAGCCATCTGTGACCACGTCAGGGACATCTGGTTTGGAACCCCAGAG GGAGAGTTTGTGTCCATGGGTGTTATCTCTGATGGCAACTCCTATGGTGTTCCTGATGATCTGCTCTACTCATTCCCTGTTGTAATCAAG AATAAGACCTGGAAATTTGTTGAAGGTCTCCCTATTAATGATTTCTCACGTGAGAAGATGGATCTTACTGCAAAGGAActgacagaagaaaaagaaactgcttttgaatttctttcctctgcctga